One genomic segment of Balaenoptera musculus isolate JJ_BM4_2016_0621 chromosome 11, mBalMus1.pri.v3, whole genome shotgun sequence includes these proteins:
- the LOC118903824 gene encoding HLA class II histocompatibility antigen, DR alpha chain — translation MAIIGVPIPGFFITVLISLQESWAITEDHVIIQAEFSLVPDQSGEFMFDFDGDEIFHVDLERKETVWRLKEFGNFASFQAQGALANIAVGKANLDIMIKRSNHTPNTNVPPEVTVLSNTPVEEGEPNILICFIDKFSPPAINVTWLQNGKPVTTGVSETVFLPRNDHLFRKFHYLPFVPSTEDVYDCKVEHWGLEEPLLKHWEYEAPTPLPETTENAVCALGLIVALVGIIVGTIFIIKGVRKGNTVEHRGPL, via the exons atggccaTAATTGGAGTCCCAATACCAGGATTTTTCATCACTGTTCTGATAAGCCTTCAGGAATCATGGGCTATCACAG AGGATCATGTGATCATCCAGGCTGAATTCTCTCTGGTCCCTGACCAGTCAGGCGAGTTTATGTTTGACTTTGATGGTGATGAGATTTTCCACGTGGatttggaaaggaaggagacagTGTGGCGGCTTAAAGAATTTGGAAATTTTGCCAGCTTTCAGGCTCAGGGTGCATTGGCCAATATTGCTGTGGGAAAAGCCAACCTGGACATCATGATAAAGCGCTCCAACCACACCCCAAACACCAATG TACCTCCAGAAGTGACTGTGCTCTCAAACACCCCTGTGGAAGAGGGAGAGCCCAACATCCTCATCTGTTTCATCGACAAGTTTTCTCCACCAGCGATCAATGTCACGTGGCTTCAAAATGGCAAACCTGTCACCACAGGAGTGTCAGAGACAGTCTTCCTGCCCAGGAATGACCACCTTTTCCGCAAGTTTCACTACCTCCCCTTCGTGCCCTCAACCGAGGATGTCTATGACTGCAAGGTGGAGCACTGGGGTTTGGAGGAGCCACTTCTCAAGCACTGGG aGTATGAAGCTCCAACCCCCCTCCCAGAGACCACAGAGAACGCGGTGTGTGCCCTGGGCCTGATTGTGGCTCTGGTGGGCATCATTGTTGGGACCATTTTCATCATCAAGGGCGTGCGCAAAGGCAACACTGTTGAACACCGCGGGCCTCTGTGA